From Planctomycetota bacterium, a single genomic window includes:
- a CDS encoding family 16 glycoside hydrolase yields MTQRTVNVWAGMVVAGVLATSAAGQVRVARLFTDHAVLQQKTSAPIWGWATPGETVRVRTPWNGEGAEAVADARGRWQARLDTPAADGTPFSITVSGSSTVTISDVVLGEVWVCSGQSNMEWPLSRSEDGDAAIAQADHPLIRVLQVDNRVAARPRTDVDSQHGWRACTPATAGGVSAVAYYFARDVQKALGVPVGIIQADWGGTPVQAWTSGEVIAGFSEYAQDLRVVEAMDPDPNVRAARMAAFGSSWWDRLDTHRAGPGKAWAAADFDDASWDDVQLPALFAGALASHDGAAYFRRSFDWAGGAGEATISLGPVDDRDDVYVNGVHVGGIREDGRWNSARQYTIPAGVLRAGRNVVGVRVVDTAGPGGFHGTPDQMRVAAGGTGVSLAGAWKARRGPAMSDLPPIGQGATISQSTASTLFNGMVHPLIPTAIGGFLWYQGESNRNDPALYARVFPAMIEDWRGRWGRGDLPFYFVQIAPFDYPGDQGQTALLREAQASALALPHTGMVVTLDVGDERDIHPIKKREVGERLARVALADTYGVSGVVAHAPRFSGATFESGAATVRFDLGPSAGVRMAEGPSGDFALAGADRVFCVAEAQVIAPGEVRVRSARVPAPVAVRYGFDTSPAGTLRSAEGLPVAPFRSDGWETPPEGWAPAEDLGATPYLTTEAGFTPLFDGSTLDGWVNVNTAPSTWRVERGMIRCSGVPTGVLRTTTMYENFVLELEWRHLRAQGNAGLFVWSDALTARGVPFTRSVEVQVMTGSEGEWWTSDGDIFPIHGATMTPLTPRPKGGNRAFPTEKRMRPSPQWNHYRVECVNGEISLAVNGKVVTRGKDISPRKGFICLESEGTPIDFRNIRIKELPPASKPLAPEMVADASEGFVPLYNGVDFSGWKFEPVHEGHFTARDWTIAYDGRGADLWSARAYRDFVLIADWRWSGPPADTLRPVILPSGEEQKDADGKSVMETVKDAGDSGIYLRGSSKSQVNMWCWGIGSGEVYGYRTDASLPADVRAGVTPRRKADRPIGEWNRFVITMKGDRLTVVLNGETVIENALLPGVAREGPIALQSHGSPIEFANILIKELE; encoded by the coding sequence ATGACGCAACGGACCGTGAACGTGTGGGCGGGGATGGTTGTGGCGGGCGTGCTCGCGACGTCGGCGGCGGGCCAGGTGCGCGTCGCGCGCCTGTTCACCGACCACGCGGTGCTGCAGCAGAAGACGTCGGCGCCGATCTGGGGCTGGGCGACGCCCGGCGAGACGGTGCGCGTGCGCACGCCCTGGAACGGCGAGGGCGCCGAGGCGGTGGCCGACGCGCGCGGGCGCTGGCAGGCGCGCCTCGACACGCCCGCGGCGGACGGCACGCCGTTCTCGATCACGGTGAGCGGGTCGTCGACCGTCACGATCTCCGACGTCGTGCTCGGCGAGGTGTGGGTGTGCTCCGGGCAGTCGAACATGGAGTGGCCCCTGTCGCGCAGCGAGGACGGCGACGCGGCGATCGCGCAGGCGGACCACCCGCTGATCCGCGTGCTGCAGGTCGACAACCGCGTGGCGGCCCGGCCTCGCACCGATGTGGATTCGCAGCACGGGTGGCGGGCGTGCACGCCCGCGACGGCCGGCGGGGTGAGCGCGGTGGCGTACTACTTCGCGCGGGACGTGCAGAAGGCGCTGGGGGTGCCGGTGGGCATCATCCAGGCCGACTGGGGCGGGACGCCGGTGCAGGCGTGGACCAGCGGGGAGGTCATCGCGGGCTTCTCGGAGTACGCGCAGGATCTCCGCGTCGTCGAGGCGATGGACCCGGACCCCAACGTGCGGGCTGCTCGGATGGCGGCCTTCGGCTCGTCGTGGTGGGACCGGCTGGACACGCACCGGGCGGGCCCCGGCAAGGCGTGGGCGGCGGCGGACTTCGACGACGCCTCGTGGGACGACGTGCAACTGCCCGCCCTGTTCGCGGGCGCGCTCGCGTCGCACGACGGGGCAGCGTACTTCCGGCGCTCGTTCGACTGGGCCGGCGGCGCGGGCGAGGCGACCATCTCGCTGGGGCCGGTGGACGATCGCGATGACGTGTACGTCAACGGCGTGCACGTCGGGGGAATCCGCGAGGACGGGCGCTGGAACTCGGCGCGGCAGTACACCATCCCCGCGGGCGTGCTGCGCGCGGGTCGAAACGTAGTGGGCGTGCGCGTCGTCGACACCGCGGGCCCGGGGGGCTTCCACGGCACGCCCGACCAGATGCGCGTCGCGGCCGGCGGGACGGGCGTGTCCCTCGCGGGCGCGTGGAAGGCGCGCCGGGGCCCGGCGATGTCGGACCTGCCGCCGATCGGCCAGGGCGCGACGATCTCGCAGTCGACCGCGAGCACGCTGTTCAACGGGATGGTCCACCCGTTGATTCCGACCGCGATCGGCGGCTTCCTGTGGTATCAGGGCGAATCAAACCGCAACGACCCGGCGCTCTACGCGCGGGTGTTCCCCGCGATGATCGAGGACTGGCGCGGGCGCTGGGGGCGGGGCGACCTGCCGTTCTACTTCGTGCAGATCGCGCCGTTCGACTATCCGGGGGACCAGGGGCAGACGGCGCTGCTGCGCGAGGCGCAGGCGAGCGCGCTCGCCCTGCCCCACACCGGCATGGTCGTGACGCTCGACGTGGGCGACGAGCGCGACATCCACCCCATCAAGAAGCGTGAGGTCGGCGAGCGCCTGGCGCGCGTCGCGCTTGCCGACACGTACGGCGTGTCGGGCGTCGTCGCGCACGCGCCGCGCTTCAGCGGGGCGACGTTCGAGAGCGGCGCCGCCACGGTGCGCTTCGACCTGGGCCCTTCCGCGGGCGTGCGGATGGCCGAGGGGCCGTCGGGCGACTTTGCGCTGGCCGGCGCCGACCGCGTGTTCTGCGTCGCCGAGGCGCAGGTCATCGCGCCCGGCGAGGTGCGGGTGCGGAGCGCACGCGTGCCCGCGCCGGTGGCGGTGCGGTACGGGTTCGACACCTCGCCCGCGGGGACACTGCGCAGCGCCGAGGGGCTGCCGGTCGCGCCGTTCCGGTCCGACGGGTGGGAGACGCCCCCCGAGGGCTGGGCGCCGGCAGAGGATTTGGGCGCCACGCCCTACCTCACGACCGAGGCGGGGTTCACGCCCCTGTTCGACGGCTCGACGCTCGACGGCTGGGTGAACGTGAACACGGCGCCGTCGACCTGGCGCGTGGAGCGCGGGATGATCCGCTGCAGCGGCGTGCCGACGGGCGTGCTGCGCACGACGACGATGTACGAGAACTTCGTGCTCGAGCTCGAGTGGCGCCACCTGCGGGCGCAGGGCAACGCGGGGCTCTTCGTGTGGTCCGACGCGCTGACGGCGCGGGGCGTGCCCTTCACGCGGAGCGTGGAGGTGCAGGTGATGACGGGCTCCGAGGGAGAGTGGTGGACGAGCGACGGGGACATCTTTCCCATCCACGGCGCGACGATGACGCCGCTGACGCCGCGGCCCAAGGGGGGCAACCGCGCGTTCCCGACGGAGAAGCGGATGCGCCCCTCGCCGCAGTGGAACCACTATCGCGTGGAGTGCGTGAACGGCGAGATCTCGCTCGCGGTGAACGGGAAGGTCGTGACGCGGGGGAAGGACATCTCGCCGCGCAAGGGGTTCATCTGCCTGGAGTCGGAGGGCACGCCGATCGACTTCCGGAACATCCGGATCAAGGAACTGCCGCCCGCGAGCAAGCCGCTCGCGCCGGAGATGGTCGCGGACGCGAGCGAGGGGTTCGTGCCGCTGTACAACGGCGTGGACTTCAGCGGGTGGAAGTTCGAGCCCGTGCACGAGGGGCACTTCACGGCGCGTGACTGGACGATCGCCTACGACGGGCGCGGGGCGGACCTGTGGTCGGCGCGGGCGTACCGCGACTTTGTGCTCATCGCCGATTGGCGGTGGTCGGGGCCGCCCGCCGACACGCTCCGCCCGGTGATCCTGCCGAGCGGCGAGGAGCAGAAGGACGCCGACGGCAAGAGCGTGATGGAGACCGTGAAGGACGCGGGCGACAGCGGCATCTACCTGCGCGGGTCGTCGAAGAGCCAGGTGAACATGTGGTGCTGGGGCATCGGGTCGGGCGAGGTGTACGGGTACCGCACCGACGCGTCGCTGCCCGCGGACGTCCGCGCGGGCGTCACGCCCCGCCGGAAGGCCGACCGCCCGATCGGCGAGTGGAACCGCTTCGTCATCACCATGAAGGGCGACCGGCTGACGGTGGTGCTCAACGGCGAGACGGTGATCGAGAACGCGCTGCTGCCGGGCGTGGCGCGCGAGGGGCCGATCGCGCTGCAGTCGCACGGCTCGCCGATCGAGTTCGCGAACATCCTGATCAAGGAGCTGGAATGA
- a CDS encoding sugar phosphate isomerase/epimerase family protein, translated as MTVPHVPSHITPAPSSDARAEQPSRRAFLGGVLATGAGLVAARAVACAAQPAEGSKPMTHAAQPGPWFTISLAEWSLHRALYAGTMTNLDFPRIAKEQYSITQVEYVNAFFKDKARDDAYLKDLRSRCDSLGVTSLLIMCDGEGALGDPDDAKRTTAVTNHHKWAYAAKSLGCHSIRVNAQSEGTPEEQEKLAADGLRRLTEHCATLGINCIVENHGGLSSHGDWLARVMNRVGHPRCGTLPDFGNFYEYDRYQGVTDMMPFAKGVSAKSHEFDAQGNEVRTDYVRMLGIVKAAGYRGAIGVEYEGDKHSEADGIRLTKALLERLRVAPPAADEPKATPAGV; from the coding sequence ATGACCGTGCCGCACGTCCCCTCTCACATCACCCCCGCCCCGTCATCGGACGCGCGGGCGGAACAGCCCTCGCGCCGCGCCTTCCTGGGGGGCGTGCTCGCGACCGGGGCCGGCCTGGTCGCGGCGCGTGCCGTGGCGTGCGCGGCCCAACCCGCGGAAGGTTCCAAGCCGATGACGCACGCCGCGCAGCCGGGGCCCTGGTTCACCATCTCGCTCGCCGAATGGTCGCTGCACCGTGCGCTCTACGCGGGCACGATGACGAACCTCGACTTCCCGCGCATCGCGAAGGAGCAGTACTCGATCACGCAGGTCGAGTACGTCAACGCGTTCTTCAAGGACAAGGCCCGGGACGACGCGTACCTCAAGGACCTGCGGTCGCGCTGCGACTCGCTGGGCGTGACCAGCCTGCTCATCATGTGCGACGGCGAGGGCGCGCTGGGCGACCCGGACGACGCGAAGCGCACCACCGCCGTCACGAACCACCACAAGTGGGCGTACGCGGCGAAGTCGCTCGGGTGCCACTCCATCCGCGTCAACGCCCAGAGCGAGGGAACGCCCGAGGAGCAGGAGAAGCTCGCGGCCGACGGCCTGCGCCGCCTCACCGAGCACTGCGCCACGCTGGGCATCAACTGCATCGTCGAGAACCACGGGGGGCTCTCGAGCCACGGCGACTGGCTCGCGCGCGTGATGAATCGCGTGGGGCACCCTCGCTGCGGCACGCTGCCCGACTTCGGCAACTTCTACGAGTACGACCGCTACCAAGGCGTCACCGACATGATGCCCTTCGCCAAGGGCGTCTCCGCCAAGTCGCACGAGTTCGACGCGCAGGGCAACGAGGTCCGCACCGACTACGTGCGCATGCTCGGCATCGTGAAGGCGGCGGGGTATCGCGGCGCCATCGGCGTGGAGTACGAGGGCGATAAGCACTCCGAGGCCGACGGGATCCGGCTCACCAAGGCGCTGCTCGAGCGCCTGCGCGTCGCGCCACCCGCCGCGGACGAACCCAAGGCGACGCCCGCGGGCGTATAG